In Choloepus didactylus isolate mChoDid1 chromosome 18, mChoDid1.pri, whole genome shotgun sequence, a single genomic region encodes these proteins:
- the SLC46A1 gene encoding proton-coupled folate transporter: MRARMEGQAGPPGEPRGRSARAMLCRGPVEPLVFLANFALVLQGPLTTQYLWHRFSADLGYNGTRDRGSCRNHSVNPLMQEVDTLTSHWTLYMNLGGFLVGIFSSTLLGAWSDCVGRRPLLVLASFGLLLQAVVSIFVVQLELHVGYFVLGRILCAFFGDFSGILAAGFASVADVSSTHSRTFRMALLEACIGVAGMLASLLGGHWLRAQGYANPFWLALALLIAMVFYAAFCFGETVKDPMLTRLFTLRHHRSIIRLYVAPALEKSRKHLALYSLAIFMVITVHFGAQDILTLYELSAPLCWDSQLIGYGSMAQQLPYLTSLLGLRLLQYCLADTWVAEIGLAFNILGMVVFAFATITALMFTGYGLLFLSLAITPVIRAKLSRLVSESEQGALFSSVACVNSLAMLTATGIFNSLYPATLNFMKGFPFLLGAGLLLIPAILIGVLEKADPHPEFQQFPQSP; encoded by the exons ATGCGTGCGCGCATGGAGGGGCAGGCGGGCCCCCCGGGCGAGCCCCGCGGCCGCTCAGCCCGCGCGATGCTGTGCCGCGGCCCGGTGGAGCCGCTCGTTTTCCTTGCCAACTTCGCCTTGGTCCTGCAGGGCCCGCTCACGACGCAGTATCTGTGGCACCGCTTCAGCGCCGACCTGGGCTATAATGGCACCCGCGACAGGGGGAGCTGCCGCAACCACAGCGTGAACCCCCTCATGCAG GAAGTGGACACCCTCACCTCCCACTGGACCCTCTACATGAACTTGGGCGGCTTCCTGGTGGGTATCTTCTCGTCCACCCTGCTGGGGGCCTGGAGTGACTGCGTGGGTCGCCGGCCGCTGCTGGTGCTGGCCTCCTTCGGCCTGCTGCTCCAGGCCGTGGTGTCCATCTTTGTGGTGCAGCTGGAGCTCCACGTCGGCTACTTTGTGCTGGGCCGCATCCTTTGTGCTTTCTTCGGTGACTTCAGTGGCATCCTGGCTGCTGGCTTCGCCTCCGTGGCTGATGTCAGTTCCACCCACAGCCGCACCTTCCGAATGGCCCTGCTGGAAGCGTGCATTGGGGTGGCAGGGATGTTGGCCAGCCTCCTCGGGGGCCACTGGCTCCGGGCCCAGGGTTACGCGAACCCCTTCTGGCTGGCCTTGGCCTTGCTGATAGCCATGGTTTTCTACGCGGCATTCTGCTTTGGTGAGACGGTGAAGGATCCAATGCTCACCCGGCTCTTTACGCTCCGTCACCACCGCTCCATCATCCGGCTCTATGTGGCTCCTGCCCTGGAGAAGTCCAGGAAGCATTTAGCTCTGTACTCATTGGCCATCTTCATGGTGATCACTGTGCATTTCGGGGCCCAGGATATCCTGACACTCTATGAGCTGAGCGCACCCCTCTGCTGGGATTCCCAGCTAATTGGCTACGGTTCTATGGCTCAGCAACTCCCGTACCTCACCAGCCTGCTGGGTCTGCGGCTGCTACAGTACTGCCTGGCTGACACCTGGGTGGCCGAGATAGGCCTGGCCTTCAACATCCTGGGGATGGTGGTCTTTGCGTTCGCTACCATCACAGCCCTCATGTTCACAG GGTATGGGCTCCTCTTCCTGTCGTTAGCCATCACACCTGTCATCCGGGCCAAACTCTCCAGACTGGTGAGCGAGTCAGAGCAGG gtgctctcttttcttctgtggcCTGCGTGAATAGCTTAGCCATGCTGACAGCCACTGGCATCTTCAACTCGCTGTATCCGGCCACCCTGAACTTTATGAAGGGCTTCCCCTTCCTCCTAGGAGCTGGCCTCCTCCTCATCCCGGCCATTCTGATTGG